One part of the Paenibacillus silvisoli genome encodes these proteins:
- a CDS encoding DUF6171 family protein, producing MSANANAAAVVAAQPKKREGCKGCSASVHADEEQLQRILAKLALHPGDCVPDAQYAARLALCSECPSLQYGTTCSHCGCFVRVRAKLAAKSCPHPKGSRWP from the coding sequence ATGTCCGCCAACGCGAACGCCGCCGCCGTCGTCGCCGCCCAGCCGAAAAAGCGGGAAGGCTGCAAAGGCTGCAGCGCTTCCGTGCATGCCGATGAGGAGCAGCTGCAGCGTATATTGGCAAAGCTCGCGCTGCATCCCGGCGACTGCGTGCCGGATGCGCAGTATGCCGCGAGACTAGCTCTATGCAGCGAATGCCCGTCGCTGCAATATGGCACGACCTGTTCGCACTGCGGCTGCTTCGTTCGCGTGCGGGCGAAGCTGGCCGCGAAGTCATGCCCGCATCCGAAGGGCTCGCGCTGGCCTTAA
- a CDS encoding ABC transporter permease, whose product MRLYLKYMKMIMKSQMQYRASFLLLAFGQCLTPFTTFAGLYFMFERFGQLKGWSFYEVALCFAVTQMAFSFAEVFGRGFDVFSSLVVSGDFDRLLVRPRGTVLQVFGSRFEFARFGRLLLSVFLLIWAAGNIEVDWTFLKVTTLVLMVVSGVVIFLGIFILAASVSFWTVQGLEIANIFTDGGREMTQYPLNIYQKWVKRVFTFIIPFACFNYLPLLYILERDGAGGHPLYAMLPLAGFLFLAPCLLVWRVGVRHYRSTGS is encoded by the coding sequence ATGCGATTATATTTGAAATATATGAAAATGATCATGAAATCGCAGATGCAGTACCGCGCCTCGTTTCTGCTGCTGGCGTTCGGGCAGTGTCTGACGCCGTTTACGACGTTTGCGGGGCTGTATTTCATGTTCGAGCGGTTTGGGCAGCTGAAGGGTTGGAGCTTCTATGAGGTGGCGTTATGCTTTGCGGTGACGCAAATGGCTTTTTCGTTCGCGGAGGTGTTCGGACGCGGGTTTGACGTGTTTTCCAGCCTGGTCGTGAGCGGTGACTTCGACCGGCTGCTCGTTCGTCCGCGCGGCACCGTGTTGCAGGTGTTCGGCTCGCGGTTCGAGTTCGCGCGGTTCGGCCGGCTGCTGCTGAGCGTGTTCCTGCTGATCTGGGCAGCCGGGAATATCGAGGTCGATTGGACGTTTCTCAAGGTCACGACGCTCGTGCTGATGGTGGTGAGCGGGGTCGTTATCTTTCTCGGGATCTTCATCCTGGCGGCATCGGTCAGCTTCTGGACGGTGCAGGGGCTGGAGATCGCGAACATCTTCACGGACGGCGGGCGGGAGATGACGCAGTATCCGCTCAATATTTATCAAAAATGGGTGAAGCGGGTGTTTACGTTCATCATCCCGTTCGCCTGCTTCAACTATTTGCCGCTGCTGTATATTTTGGAGCGGGATGGGGCCGGCGGGCATCCGCTGTACGCGATGCTTCCGCTCGCGGGCTTCCTGTTTCTCGCGCCGTGCCTGCTCGTGTGGCGGGTTGGCGTGCGGCATTATCGGTCGACCGGGTCTTGA
- a CDS encoding BlaI/MecI/CopY family transcriptional regulator — protein sequence MKVPRIKINEEGLNRFFGYLEAQIMEIVWDRGEMTTKQVQSLLVEDVSYNAVMTVMNRLYEKGHLHKITTGLGRNRLSKYSAVQSKDEFLEEQTRAMTEDLVKGYGELVVNHLFDAVQKVDPKLLSLLESRLNEWKRDPSCE from the coding sequence TTGAAAGTACCTCGGATTAAAATAAACGAAGAAGGCTTGAATCGTTTTTTTGGTTATCTTGAAGCACAAATTATGGAGATCGTTTGGGATCGAGGGGAGATGACGACGAAACAGGTTCAATCTCTGCTGGTAGAGGATGTTTCATACAACGCGGTTATGACCGTCATGAATCGCCTCTATGAAAAAGGACATCTGCATAAAATAACGACAGGCTTGGGACGCAACCGGTTAAGTAAGTACAGCGCCGTTCAAAGCAAGGACGAATTTCTTGAAGAGCAGACAAGAGCGATGACCGAGGATCTTGTGAAAGGGTACGGCGAGCTCGTGGTCAACCATTTATTCGATGCCGTTCAGAAGGTTGATCCTAAGCTGCTCAGTTTGCTGGAATCGAGACTAAACGAGTGGAAGCGTGACCCCTCATGCGAATGA
- a CDS encoding YmaF family protein yields MKKRAFNQVTKCRRAQRHDHEFEGSTKLAEEGNDRHNHRFAGVTGQAIRSGNSHVHEIDLSRTDFMDHFHNLKKITTGPAIPVGNGKHVHFVTGMTTRVDGHVHRFNFATLIDSPLT; encoded by the coding sequence ATGAAAAAACGGGCTTTCAACCAAGTGACGAAGTGCCGGCGCGCCCAGCGTCATGACCATGAATTCGAGGGAAGCACCAAACTGGCCGAGGAAGGCAACGATCGCCATAACCATCGATTCGCGGGCGTAACGGGACAGGCGATACGATCCGGCAACAGCCACGTCCATGAAATCGACCTCTCGCGAACCGATTTCATGGACCACTTTCACAATCTGAAGAAGATTACGACCGGGCCTGCCATCCCTGTCGGCAACGGGAAGCATGTTCATTTTGTCACGGGGATGACGACGCGGGTCGACGGGCATGTGCATCGTTTCAATTTTGCCACGTTGATTGACTCGCCTTTAACTTAA
- a CDS encoding M56 family metallopeptidase, which yields MRMKNQFTFGLTILLGGVVWLQILLLWLQELFGYNPQWGLLHDILGKPTQLDLLVYHGLYVLTLYGGLKALWFLMEQFILERNWNKTINAKLHKSYTQKMNRKFADIGFRIMVIEDDSVVAMTCNFIVPRIVVSTKAIQQFSDRELDTVIWHETSHCRNRDPLRSLILRTLEKSLPYLPIFKRFTHYIMVWMELLADQNSIRKMRTAQDLASILLKCSQLMRRQSVGVGFADAAINYRIQQLVVPDQEVKVPIFEYHSLIFSISSVILLTAAVFGSCA from the coding sequence ATGCGAATGAAAAATCAATTCACGTTTGGATTGACCATTCTGCTTGGCGGTGTCGTGTGGCTGCAAATTTTATTATTATGGCTTCAAGAGCTTTTTGGCTATAACCCGCAATGGGGATTGCTGCATGACATTCTGGGAAAGCCAACCCAACTGGATTTATTGGTTTATCATGGGCTTTATGTCTTAACGTTGTATGGCGGACTAAAAGCGCTTTGGTTTTTAATGGAGCAGTTCATATTGGAGCGTAACTGGAACAAAACAATAAACGCTAAATTACATAAGTCTTATACCCAAAAAATGAATCGAAAGTTTGCGGACATTGGGTTTCGTATCATGGTCATCGAGGATGATTCCGTCGTGGCGATGACATGCAACTTCATAGTCCCGCGGATTGTCGTATCGACAAAAGCAATCCAGCAATTTTCCGATCGAGAATTGGATACCGTGATCTGGCATGAAACCTCGCACTGCAGAAATCGGGATCCGCTGCGTTCGCTCATCCTTCGAACTCTAGAGAAGAGCTTGCCTTATTTGCCTATTTTCAAACGATTCACCCACTATATCATGGTTTGGATGGAGCTTTTGGCGGACCAAAACTCTATTCGCAAAATGAGAACCGCTCAAGATTTGGCCAGCATTCTGCTTAAATGCTCGCAATTGATGAGGAGGCAATCCGTCGGCGTGGGCTTTGCGGATGCGGCGATTAACTACCGCATTCAGCAGCTTGTAGTTCCGGATCAAGAAGTGAAGGTGCCTATATTTGAATATCACTCGCTGATTTTCTCCATTTCTTCTGTTATTTTGTTAACAGCGGCTGTTTTCGGCAGCTGCGCATAA
- a CDS encoding MOSC domain-containing protein, with protein sequence MKQTRIGTLAAINRYPVKSFGGEALQSSRIESYGLYGDRSHAFIDETKEGWDRYFTARTAPAMLHYNASLSVEEPGVAVDRFPGLRISAPDGRSMKWDDALLQEIQPLSSKKLSLLAHTPQSLDLLAVDAASILIITDSSLRKLEALWDKPLDPLRFRANMLLTLEDGLSDEYGWLGKQLTVGSVRLQVDEFCERCSLITIHPESLERDPSLLRTVNEQLQLNFGVYASVKQTGQVRVGDDVYLLD encoded by the coding sequence GTGAAGCAAACCCGTATCGGTACCCTTGCGGCGATTAACCGCTACCCCGTCAAATCGTTTGGAGGCGAAGCGCTGCAGAGCAGCCGGATCGAGTCGTACGGCTTGTACGGCGACCGTTCGCACGCCTTCATCGACGAGACGAAGGAAGGCTGGGACCGTTATTTTACCGCTAGAACGGCGCCTGCGATGCTGCATTATAACGCATCATTAAGCGTTGAAGAACCGGGCGTTGCCGTTGACCGTTTTCCCGGGCTGCGCATTTCCGCTCCGGATGGACGATCCATGAAGTGGGATGATGCACTTCTGCAAGAGATTCAGCCATTGTCTTCGAAGAAGCTGAGTCTGCTGGCGCATACGCCGCAGTCGCTGGATTTGCTGGCCGTAGACGCGGCGAGCATCCTGATCATTACCGATTCATCGCTGCGCAAGCTCGAAGCGTTGTGGGACAAGCCGCTTGACCCGCTGCGGTTTCGGGCGAATATGCTCCTTACGCTGGAGGACGGTTTGTCCGATGAGTATGGATGGTTGGGCAAACAGCTGACGGTCGGCAGCGTTCGGCTGCAGGTCGATGAATTTTGCGAACGGTGCTCGCTGATTACGATTCATCCGGAGTCGCTCGAACGGGACCCTTCGCTGCTGCGGACCGTGAACGAGCAGCTTCAGCTGAACTTCGGCGTCTACGCTTCCGTCAAGCAGACGGGGCAGGTTCGGGTGGGGGACGACGTTTATTTGCTGGACTAG
- a CDS encoding ABC transporter substrate-binding protein: MKSLVRMMLLVLVLGFALMYGASALNSSQGYSGGNTLTIYNWGDYIDPELITAFEEETGIKVIYQTFDSNEAMMTKIEQGGTTFDISVPSEYAISKMKEEDLLLPIDKTKLPNLKTINPRFMNLSFDPDNAYSIPYFWGTVGIVYNTELLKGLELKSWNDLWDASLRNQILLVDGAREVIGFGLNSLRYSLNDTNEDHLQEAKAKLEELTPNVKAIVGDEIKLLLANEEAAVGVVWSGDASEIIGENDKLTYVVPEEGSNLWFDNMVIPKTAKNIEGAHQFINFMLDPEHAAQNAEYVGYSTPDEKAMELLPEEISSDKRFYPKPELTAKLEVYDNLGKKMLSHYNELFLEFKMHRK; this comes from the coding sequence ATGAAATCGCTCGTCCGGATGATGCTGCTCGTTCTCGTGCTTGGCTTTGCCCTCATGTACGGCGCGTCGGCGCTCAATTCCTCCCAAGGCTACTCCGGCGGGAACACGCTGACGATTTACAACTGGGGCGACTACATCGACCCCGAATTGATAACGGCTTTCGAAGAGGAAACCGGCATCAAAGTCATTTACCAAACCTTCGATTCCAACGAAGCGATGATGACCAAAATCGAACAAGGCGGCACCACCTTCGACATCAGCGTCCCTTCCGAATACGCCATCAGCAAAATGAAAGAGGAAGATCTGCTGCTGCCGATCGACAAGACGAAGCTGCCGAATTTGAAAACTATCAACCCGCGGTTCATGAATCTTTCGTTCGATCCGGACAATGCGTACTCCATTCCGTATTTCTGGGGAACGGTCGGGATCGTGTACAACACGGAGCTGCTGAAGGGGCTCGAGCTCAAGAGCTGGAACGATCTGTGGGATGCCAGCCTGCGCAATCAGATCCTGCTCGTGGACGGCGCGCGCGAGGTGATCGGCTTCGGGCTGAACAGCCTGCGCTATTCGCTCAACGACACGAACGAGGACCATTTGCAGGAGGCGAAAGCGAAGCTAGAAGAGCTGACGCCGAACGTGAAGGCGATCGTCGGCGACGAGATCAAGCTGCTGCTGGCCAATGAGGAAGCGGCAGTCGGAGTCGTATGGTCGGGCGATGCGTCCGAAATTATCGGCGAGAACGATAAGCTGACGTATGTCGTGCCGGAGGAAGGCTCGAACCTGTGGTTCGATAATATGGTCATTCCGAAGACGGCGAAAAACATCGAGGGCGCGCATCAATTCATCAACTTCATGCTCGACCCTGAGCACGCCGCGCAGAATGCCGAGTACGTCGGTTATTCCACGCCGGACGAGAAGGCGATGGAGCTGCTGCCGGAGGAAATTTCGTCGGATAAACGGTTTTACCCGAAACCGGAGCTGACCGCGAAGCTCGAGGTGTACGACAACTTGGGCAAGAAGATGCTCTCGCATTACAATGAGCTGTTTCTGGAGTTTAAGATGCACCGGAAGTAG
- a CDS encoding ABC transporter ATP-binding protein, which produces MITVEGISKTFLVAKRQSGLGHALKSLFHREYTAVEALQNVSFHIPPGEIVGYIGPNGAGKSTTIKIMSGILVPDRGSCVIHGFTPWEERVKYVKHIGVVFGQRSQLWWDVPVADSFELLRDIYNVPHAEYRKTVALLTETLDLGPLLQTPVRQLSLGQRMRCEIAASLLHSPSILFLDEPTIGLDAVSKIAVRQFIKTINKEKGVTVILTTHDMNDIEALASRILLIGKGTLLYDGNVQGLRSRFGTKRTITADYHENSRPIDIPGASLLSWTPERAILSVDTEQVMISEAIAKLSSQVELLDVAIDTQPIEDIIVQMYKEYQL; this is translated from the coding sequence GTGATAACCGTAGAGGGTATCAGCAAAACCTTCCTGGTCGCCAAACGGCAATCGGGTCTTGGCCATGCGCTCAAATCGCTGTTCCATCGGGAATACACGGCGGTCGAGGCGCTGCAAAACGTGTCGTTCCACATCCCGCCCGGCGAAATCGTCGGCTACATCGGGCCTAACGGCGCCGGCAAATCCACCACCATCAAAATCATGAGCGGCATTCTGGTGCCCGATCGCGGTTCCTGCGTCATTCACGGGTTCACGCCTTGGGAGGAACGGGTCAAATACGTGAAGCATATCGGCGTCGTCTTCGGCCAGCGTTCGCAGCTGTGGTGGGATGTGCCGGTCGCGGATTCGTTCGAGCTGCTTCGCGACATTTACAACGTGCCGCATGCGGAGTACCGAAAAACGGTCGCGCTGCTCACCGAAACGCTCGATCTCGGCCCATTGCTGCAAACGCCGGTCCGCCAGCTGAGTCTGGGCCAGCGCATGCGCTGTGAAATCGCGGCTTCGCTGCTGCATAGCCCGAGCATTTTATTTCTGGATGAACCGACGATCGGCCTCGACGCCGTCTCGAAAATCGCGGTGCGCCAGTTCATAAAGACGATCAACAAGGAGAAAGGCGTTACCGTCATCTTGACGACGCACGATATGAACGATATCGAAGCGCTCGCCAGCCGCATCCTATTAATCGGAAAAGGCACGCTGCTCTACGATGGCAACGTTCAAGGGCTGCGCAGCCGGTTCGGTACGAAGCGGACGATCACCGCCGATTATCACGAGAACAGCCGGCCGATCGATATTCCCGGCGCGTCGCTTCTGTCATGGACGCCGGAGCGGGCTATCCTGAGCGTCGATACGGAGCAGGTGATGATCTCGGAAGCGATCGCGAAGCTATCGTCGCAGGTCGAGCTGCTGGACGTGGCCATCGATACGCAGCCGATCGAGGACATCATCGTGCAGATGTATAAGGAGTACCAGCTATGA
- a CDS encoding ABC transporter permease has product MNHRKMKFSNVYLWVVFIILYAPIFYLSYYSFNSGGTMHGFDGFTLDWYKEVFADTRLLVILLNTLVIALFSALISTILGVIGAIAIHRVRKRKNQNALLSLNNVLIVSPDVIIGASFLIMFTIIGIKLGFVSVLVSHIAFSVPIVVIMVLPKLEEMSSSLLDAARDLGATEWDVLTKVVVPFIKSGIFAGFFMALTYSLDDFAVTFFVTGNGFTTLSVEIYSRARQGVSLSINALSTLIFLFTMLLVVGYYFINRRGLVSGRVERNMDWGPPNK; this is encoded by the coding sequence ATGAATCATCGAAAAATGAAATTTTCCAACGTCTACCTCTGGGTCGTCTTTATCATTTTGTACGCGCCGATCTTCTACTTGTCCTATTACTCGTTCAACAGCGGGGGGACGATGCACGGCTTTGACGGGTTTACGCTCGATTGGTACAAGGAAGTGTTCGCGGATACGCGGCTGCTTGTTATTTTGCTCAATACGCTGGTCATCGCGCTTTTCTCGGCGCTCATCTCGACCATTCTCGGGGTAATCGGGGCCATCGCGATTCACCGGGTGCGCAAAAGGAAAAACCAGAATGCGCTGCTCTCGCTGAACAACGTGCTGATCGTCAGCCCGGACGTCATTATCGGGGCTTCGTTCCTCATCATGTTTACGATTATCGGCATCAAGCTTGGCTTCGTGTCCGTGCTGGTATCGCATATCGCGTTCAGCGTGCCGATCGTCGTCATTATGGTGCTGCCGAAGCTGGAGGAAATGAGCTCTTCGCTTCTCGATGCGGCACGCGACCTAGGCGCGACGGAGTGGGACGTGCTGACGAAGGTTGTGGTGCCTTTCATCAAGTCAGGCATCTTCGCAGGCTTCTTCATGGCGCTGACGTATTCGCTTGATGATTTTGCCGTCACCTTCTTCGTCACCGGGAACGGTTTCACGACATTGTCGGTCGAAATCTACTCGAGAGCACGACAAGGTGTCTCGTTGTCGATTAATGCGTTGTCGACGCTCATCTTCCTCTTCACGATGCTGCTCGTCGTCGGCTATTATTTCATCAACCGCCGCGGACTGGTGTCGGGGCGCGTTGAACGCAACATGGATTGGGGGCCGCCGAACAAATGA
- a CDS encoding acyltransferase family protein, with translation MKKNIISEVFFLRAIACLSIVLLHSISEVSDSGEGWIGAIRLLLAFGTPAFIIISEIVLANAYPSHTPKGFLKKRLLFIAIPYLSFVILYSLQDLFTLSGKGNAAAHFFKNFVISLFLGESPAYFVLIIFQFYLLHILFTRHVFNRFKPSWIVVLAGVVNVLYLAFFNLTSPPDNAIALYMWERFYRIPFLGWLFYFVVGYYLGKNYAVFLSQLNRLKYYVFALVPLTGFVSIYLLEQNIVPTLSSKRFDLILFTLSMAFMLLILASKFKTIPAFFVKISQYSFGIYLLHPFVLSVSERFLMFENNLVRFVVLFAITLGGSVITIALINRFPWGSYIVGRVGIGLNGKKAVKQPSRVSNRSLQASE, from the coding sequence ATGAAAAAGAACATCATAAGTGAAGTGTTTTTTCTTCGCGCTATCGCATGTTTAAGTATTGTATTGTTGCATAGTATATCGGAGGTTTCTGATTCTGGCGAGGGCTGGATCGGAGCAATTAGATTGCTGCTCGCATTCGGTACGCCTGCATTCATCATAATCTCTGAGATCGTCTTGGCAAATGCTTATCCGTCCCATACCCCAAAAGGGTTTTTAAAGAAAAGGCTGCTCTTTATTGCAATCCCTTATCTCAGTTTCGTCATTCTATATTCACTTCAAGATCTATTTACGCTAAGCGGAAAAGGTAATGCAGCAGCACATTTTTTTAAAAACTTCGTTATAAGTCTATTTCTAGGTGAAAGCCCCGCATATTTTGTCCTTATTATTTTTCAGTTCTACCTGCTGCATATCTTATTTACCCGCCATGTTTTTAACCGCTTTAAACCTAGTTGGATAGTAGTACTAGCAGGAGTTGTTAACGTCCTGTATCTGGCTTTCTTTAACCTTACCAGTCCGCCCGACAATGCGATTGCCCTGTATATGTGGGAGAGATTCTACAGAATTCCGTTCCTAGGCTGGCTTTTCTATTTTGTTGTCGGATATTATTTGGGAAAAAATTATGCCGTATTTTTAAGCCAACTCAACAGATTAAAATACTATGTCTTTGCATTAGTCCCTCTAACAGGCTTCGTATCTATTTATCTTCTTGAACAAAACATCGTTCCTACTCTATCTTCCAAGCGCTTTGACCTGATCCTCTTTACGTTAAGCATGGCTTTCATGCTGCTCATCTTAGCCTCGAAATTTAAAACGATACCCGCATTTTTCGTTAAAATTAGCCAATATTCGTTTGGTATCTATCTCCTGCATCCATTCGTGCTTTCCGTTAGTGAACGTTTTCTGATGTTTGAGAACAACCTCGTAAGATTTGTCGTGCTCTTCGCAATAACACTTGGCGGATCGGTGATAACGATAGCTCTGATCAACCGATTCCCATGGGGAAGCTATATCGTTGGAAGGGTCGGCATCGGATTAAACGGTAAAAAAGCGGTTAAACAACCTTCGCGCGTATCCAATCGCAGCTTACAGGCTTCGGAATGA
- a CDS encoding ABC transporter permease, translated as MIRAYLSVFKLRINTGLQYRAAALAGIGTQFFFGSIFIMIFMAFYANSTEAPPMSLSQVITYTWLKQAFLALIMLWIRDNELFQLITSGNIAYEMCRPSGIYGFWYAKLLAQRLSSALLRCFPILIVTVFLPAPYRLELPPDWLTFLLFLAVLTAGTLMVIAISMLIYISVFVTMSPGGSLLIFSIFGEFLSGMVVPVPLMPGWMQDIVYLLPFHWTADFPFRVFTGDISKLDALKGLAAQLAWLAALASFGHYTMNRALRRVVVQGG; from the coding sequence ATGATAAGGGCCTATCTGTCGGTGTTCAAGCTGCGTATCAACACCGGTTTGCAGTACCGGGCGGCCGCGCTGGCCGGGATCGGCACGCAGTTCTTTTTCGGCTCGATCTTCATCATGATTTTTATGGCGTTTTACGCGAATTCCACCGAAGCACCTCCAATGTCACTATCCCAAGTGATCACCTACACCTGGCTGAAGCAGGCGTTTCTGGCGCTGATTATGCTTTGGATTCGAGACAATGAGCTGTTCCAGCTTATTACCAGCGGCAATATCGCCTACGAAATGTGCAGACCAAGCGGCATCTACGGCTTCTGGTATGCCAAGCTGCTCGCGCAGCGGCTGTCGAGCGCGCTGCTCAGGTGTTTTCCGATTCTCATCGTCACCGTTTTCTTGCCGGCGCCTTACCGGCTGGAGCTTCCCCCTGATTGGCTTACGTTTCTTCTTTTTCTCGCCGTACTTACCGCAGGAACCTTGATGGTCATCGCGATCTCAATGCTCATCTACATATCCGTGTTCGTCACGATGTCGCCGGGCGGCTCGCTGCTCATATTCAGCATTTTTGGCGAGTTTCTGTCGGGGATGGTCGTACCGGTTCCGTTGATGCCGGGGTGGATGCAGGACATCGTTTATTTGCTGCCGTTTCACTGGACCGCCGATTTTCCGTTCCGCGTATTTACGGGCGATATTTCGAAGCTGGACGCCTTGAAGGGACTGGCGGCGCAATTGGCTTGGCTGGCCGCGCTGGCGTCATTCGGGCACTATACCATGAACCGGGCGCTGCGGCGCGTCGTCGTGCAGGGAGGGTAG
- a CDS encoding MerR family transcriptional regulator yields MKNTLYRANEFAKKASVSVRTLQYYDKQGVLPPSAYTESGHRLYSDSDLKALQQILALKFLGFSNR; encoded by the coding sequence ATGAAAAATACGTTGTACCGGGCAAACGAGTTCGCTAAGAAAGCTTCCGTCTCCGTCCGAACGCTGCAGTACTACGATAAGCAAGGCGTTCTGCCGCCCTCGGCCTATACGGAGTCGGGACACAGGCTGTATTCGGACAGCGATTTGAAGGCGCTGCAGCAAATTTTGGCGCTGAAGTTTCTGGGCTTCTCAAATCGCTGA
- a CDS encoding alpha-N-arabinofuranosidase, which translates to MANVTVINTDRITGTINRNIYGHFSEHLGRCIYEGIWVGEDSDIPNTKGIRNDVLGALRKMNLPVLRWPGGCFADEYHWKDGIGPRETRKRMINTHWGGVVENNHFGTHEFLQLCELLGCEPYINGNVGSGTVQEMQEWVEYMTFDGESPMANERAANGREEPWKVSYFGVGNENWGCGGNMRPEYYADLYRRFQTYVRNYGDNRIYRIACGASDFDYNWTEVLMRDAARYMDGLTLHYYTITHNWQHKGSATEFEASEWFETLRKSLVMDELITKHSTIMDKYDPQKRINLIVDEWGTWHDVEPGTNPGFLYQQNTMRDALVAAATLHIFHNHCDRVRMANIAQTVNVLQSVVLTEGAKMTLTPTYHVFDMFQVHHDAEALDTRHESADYTVGGASIPQTSVSASRGKDGQIHVSMCNLSHDEPASIKLELRGLSANQLRQGLQLSGTLLQGSALNAHNTVDEPEQVAPSELTAIEQNTDGTIAVTLPPASVAVLRVG; encoded by the coding sequence ATGGCAAACGTCACCGTCATCAACACGGACCGCATCACCGGCACCATTAACCGCAATATTTACGGCCATTTCTCCGAGCATTTGGGCCGCTGCATTTATGAAGGCATTTGGGTCGGAGAAGATTCCGACATTCCGAATACGAAGGGCATTCGCAACGACGTGCTGGGCGCGCTTCGGAAAATGAACCTTCCCGTTCTGCGCTGGCCGGGAGGCTGCTTCGCCGATGAATATCATTGGAAGGACGGCATCGGTCCGCGGGAGACGCGCAAACGGATGATCAACACGCACTGGGGCGGCGTCGTCGAGAACAACCATTTCGGCACGCACGAATTTCTGCAGCTTTGCGAGCTGCTAGGCTGCGAGCCTTACATTAACGGCAACGTCGGCAGCGGCACGGTTCAGGAAATGCAGGAATGGGTGGAGTACATGACCTTCGACGGCGAATCGCCGATGGCGAACGAGCGCGCGGCGAACGGACGCGAGGAGCCGTGGAAGGTAAGCTATTTTGGCGTGGGCAACGAGAACTGGGGCTGCGGCGGCAACATGAGGCCGGAATATTACGCGGATTTGTACAGACGCTTCCAGACGTACGTGCGCAATTATGGCGACAATCGGATCTACCGCATCGCATGCGGCGCGAGCGATTTCGATTACAACTGGACGGAAGTTCTGATGCGCGATGCGGCCCGCTATATGGACGGATTAACGCTTCATTACTATACGATCACGCACAACTGGCAGCATAAAGGATCGGCAACCGAGTTCGAAGCTTCGGAGTGGTTCGAAACGCTCCGCAAATCGCTCGTCATGGACGAGTTGATCACGAAGCACAGCACGATCATGGACAAATACGACCCGCAGAAGCGGATCAACCTCATCGTGGACGAGTGGGGCACTTGGCACGATGTAGAGCCGGGAACGAACCCGGGCTTCCTTTATCAGCAAAATACGATGCGCGACGCGCTCGTTGCCGCGGCCACGCTGCATATTTTCCACAATCATTGCGACCGCGTGCGGATGGCGAACATTGCGCAAACGGTCAACGTGCTGCAATCCGTCGTGCTGACCGAAGGCGCCAAGATGACGCTGACGCCGACCTATCATGTGTTCGACATGTTTCAAGTGCATCATGATGCGGAGGCGCTGGATACGCGCCATGAGTCGGCGGATTACACCGTGGGCGGCGCGTCGATTCCGCAGACGAGCGTATCGGCTTCGCGCGGCAAAGACGGCCAAATCCACGTCAGCATGTGCAATCTGAGCCATGACGAGCCGGCGTCGATCAAGCTCGAGCTTAGAGGGCTGTCGGCCAATCAGCTCCGCCAAGGGCTGCAGCTCAGCGGCACGCTTCTGCAAGGCAGCGCATTGAACGCGCATAACACGGTTGACGAGCCGGAGCAGGTAGCCCCGTCGGAGCTGACGGCTATCGAGCAAAATACGGACGGCACGATCGCCGTGACGCTGCCGCCGGCATCGGTTGCCGTGCTGCGCGTCGGTTAA